One window from the genome of Hyphomonas neptunium ATCC 15444 encodes:
- the tkt gene encoding transketolase → MAVTNRDMANAVRALSMDAVEAAKSGHVGLPLGMADAATVLFRKFLKFDPKDPNWADRDRFVLSAGHGSMLIYSLLHLTGYASVSRDDIRNFRQMGASTPGHPENFVTTGVETTTGPLGQGIATAVGMAIAERHLNARFGNDLVDHRTWVVAGDGCLMEGLSQEAITLAGHMKLNKLIVLFDDNAVTIDGSTDLSDSTDQCARFEASGWISRRVDGHDEKDVEAALKWATKQKKPVFLAVKTIIGFGAPKLAGTGKAHGGPYGAEEIDGIRKSLNWPHAPFEVPEAIEKAWAKAGERSVAEHAAWKKRLAASPHKGEFNAAIAGRLPKNLGKAIIKHKKAVAEGGASKATRVWSGEALEVITGLVPEMVGGSADLSGSNNTKTSHTAPMTPKSWSGRYIHYGVREHAMAAAMNGMALHGGIIPYSGTFLVFADYSRAAIRLGALMGTQVIHVMTHDSIGLGEDGPTHQPVEHVASLRAMPNMVVFRPADGVETAECWELALHRNDGPATMALTRQNVAPARKTHTDENLSAKGGYVLSPAGKGKERGVLIATGSEVEIALKAQAMLAEEGIAVRVVSMPSMELFGQQDAAYRAETLGKELPKVAIEAGVRFGWDRWIGADGGFVGMDSFGASAPYQKLYQHFGITAEAAVAAIKERV, encoded by the coding sequence ATGGCTGTCACCAATCGCGACATGGCAAATGCCGTGCGGGCTCTGTCCATGGACGCCGTCGAAGCGGCCAAATCCGGCCATGTCGGCTTGCCTCTGGGCATGGCCGACGCCGCGACTGTCCTTTTCCGAAAATTCCTGAAGTTTGATCCGAAAGACCCCAACTGGGCGGACCGTGACCGGTTTGTGCTATCGGCAGGTCATGGATCGATGCTGATCTATTCGCTGCTGCACCTGACAGGTTATGCCTCGGTCAGCCGCGACGACATCCGTAATTTCCGCCAGATGGGCGCCAGCACGCCGGGCCATCCGGAGAATTTCGTGACCACCGGCGTTGAGACGACCACCGGCCCGCTGGGGCAGGGCATCGCCACCGCCGTCGGCATGGCAATTGCCGAGCGCCATCTCAATGCCCGGTTTGGCAATGATCTGGTAGATCACCGGACCTGGGTTGTTGCCGGGGATGGCTGCCTCATGGAAGGGCTCAGCCAGGAAGCGATCACGCTGGCCGGGCATATGAAGCTGAACAAGCTCATCGTGCTGTTCGACGATAACGCCGTCACCATTGATGGTTCTACCGACCTTTCCGATTCGACCGATCAGTGCGCGCGCTTTGAAGCCTCTGGCTGGATCAGCCGCCGCGTGGATGGCCATGACGAGAAAGACGTCGAAGCCGCGCTTAAGTGGGCGACCAAGCAGAAGAAGCCGGTTTTCCTGGCCGTGAAGACCATCATCGGTTTCGGTGCGCCCAAGCTTGCCGGCACCGGCAAGGCCCATGGCGGCCCTTATGGCGCCGAAGAAATCGACGGTATTCGCAAGTCTCTGAACTGGCCGCATGCACCGTTTGAAGTACCAGAAGCGATCGAAAAAGCCTGGGCGAAAGCTGGTGAGCGATCGGTTGCCGAGCATGCCGCCTGGAAGAAGCGCCTCGCAGCAAGCCCGCACAAGGGCGAATTCAACGCCGCGATCGCTGGCCGTCTGCCGAAGAATCTCGGCAAGGCGATTATCAAGCACAAGAAGGCTGTGGCCGAAGGCGGCGCCTCCAAGGCGACGCGCGTCTGGAGCGGGGAAGCGCTGGAAGTCATTACCGGTCTTGTGCCGGAGATGGTCGGCGGTTCGGCAGACCTTTCGGGATCGAACAACACCAAGACCAGCCACACCGCGCCGATGACACCCAAGAGCTGGAGTGGCCGCTACATCCATTACGGCGTGCGTGAGCATGCGATGGCGGCGGCGATGAACGGTATGGCGCTGCATGGCGGCATCATTCCGTATTCGGGCACGTTCCTGGTGTTTGCCGATTACAGCCGCGCGGCGATCCGGCTTGGCGCGTTGATGGGTACGCAGGTCATCCATGTGATGACGCACGACTCGATTGGCCTGGGCGAAGACGGCCCGACGCACCAGCCGGTGGAGCATGTCGCTTCGCTGCGCGCGATGCCGAACATGGTGGTGTTCCGCCCGGCAGATGGCGTCGAGACCGCAGAGTGCTGGGAACTGGCTCTGCACCGCAATGATGGCCCCGCCACGATGGCTCTGACCCGCCAGAATGTGGCGCCCGCCCGCAAGACGCATACGGATGAAAACCTCTCGGCCAAGGGCGGTTATGTTCTTTCGCCCGCCGGCAAGGGCAAGGAGCGCGGTGTGCTCATCGCGACCGGCTCGGAAGTCGAGATTGCCCTGAAGGCTCAGGCCATGCTGGCGGAAGAGGGGATCGCCGTGCGCGTCGTCTCGATGCCGTCGATGGAATTGTTTGGCCAGCAGGACGCAGCCTACCGCGCCGAGACGCTCGGCAAGGAACTGCCCAAGGTCGCGATTGAAGCCGGAGTCCGCTTCGGCTGGGATCGCTGGATCGGCGCCGATGGCGGTTTCGTCGGCATGGACAGCTTCGGCGCCAGCGCGCCCTATCAGAAACTCTACCAGCATTTCGGCATCACGGCGGAAGCCGCCGTTGCCGCGATCAAAGAGCGGGTCTGA
- a CDS encoding cell division protein ZapA gives MAKADIRIRGRIYSIACTPGQEMRVQRLGEQLDVRLASISSAVGDIGDDRLLLIAALALLDELDAARQTAPASSADQRAAALVTAMAAKVEALAARLESGGNA, from the coding sequence ATGGCCAAGGCTGACATCCGCATCCGGGGGCGCATCTATTCCATCGCCTGCACACCCGGTCAGGAAATGCGGGTCCAGCGCCTTGGAGAACAGCTCGATGTGCGGCTTGCCAGTATCTCTTCGGCCGTCGGCGACATTGGCGATGACCGGTTGTTACTGATCGCAGCCCTTGCGCTGCTGGATGAACTCGATGCCGCCCGTCAGACCGCCCCCGCGTCCAGCGCAGACCAGCGCGCCGCCGCGCTTGTCACCGCAATGGCCGCCAAGGTGGAGGCCCTGGCCGCCCGGCTGGAAAGTGGCGGAAACGCATGA
- a CDS encoding thermonuclease family protein — protein MRVAGRRAFIWTITILAAVLAVAACGRAPSDPLEGLAVGERGRVVRVIDGDALVLSTGQSVRLIGIEAPAGPYRDREGDPGFEESKRALEDMVLGREVELRYGGLTRDRYDRALAHVVTTDTLGPALWLNAEMVKRGVARVRVYPDTAAANELLLPLETAARDEQAGLWKGRTWPITHADALPDTFQGFQVVEAVTAGMQGAEFSGVACDVLLESSLLVLEIENAAAAYCQLDPETKIRARGYVRNLRMEISHPLNVEILETP, from the coding sequence ATGAGAGTGGCAGGGCGCAGGGCGTTTATCTGGACAATCACGATCCTCGCCGCCGTGCTGGCCGTGGCTGCCTGCGGCCGTGCGCCGTCTGATCCGCTTGAGGGTCTGGCTGTCGGCGAGCGGGGCCGGGTGGTGCGGGTGATTGATGGCGACGCGCTGGTCCTCTCGACCGGCCAGAGCGTCCGCCTCATCGGCATCGAAGCACCTGCCGGTCCTTACCGCGACCGGGAAGGTGATCCGGGCTTTGAAGAATCAAAGCGAGCGCTGGAGGACATGGTACTCGGTCGTGAAGTGGAGCTGCGCTATGGCGGCCTGACCCGCGACCGCTATGACCGGGCGCTGGCGCATGTCGTGACGACGGACACGTTGGGTCCCGCGCTCTGGCTCAACGCGGAAATGGTGAAACGCGGGGTCGCCCGTGTGCGGGTCTATCCCGATACCGCCGCCGCCAATGAGCTGCTCCTGCCGCTCGAAACGGCTGCGCGCGACGAACAGGCCGGGCTCTGGAAAGGCCGTACATGGCCGATCACACATGCAGACGCATTGCCAGATACATTCCAGGGCTTCCAGGTCGTTGAGGCCGTTACCGCCGGGATGCAGGGAGCCGAATTTTCCGGCGTTGCCTGTGATGTGCTGCTGGAGAGTTCATTGCTGGTTCTGGAAATCGAGAACGCCGCTGCCGCCTACTGCCAGCTGGATCCTGAGACAAAAATCCGCGCGCGCGGCTATGTCCGGAACCTCCGCATGGAGATCAGTCATCCGCTGAATGTGGAAATACTGGAGACGCCCTGA
- a CDS encoding cob(I)yrinic acid a,c-diamide adenosyltransferase, protein MVRIDKIYTRTGDKGQTRLSTGEQVPKWHPRVAAYGTVDELNAAVGVAALEAGSDMLARIRRIQNDLFDLGADLATPDRGRVLEWTPLRIIATQVTRLEEEIDAMNAAIAPLDSFILPGGSRLAAQLHVARTLCRRAERYMAELASLENEPVNAEALAFINRLSDWLFVAGRAANNDGADDVKWVPGANR, encoded by the coding sequence ATGGTCCGCATCGACAAGATCTACACCCGCACGGGCGACAAAGGACAGACCCGCCTTTCGACCGGCGAGCAGGTGCCCAAATGGCACCCCCGCGTCGCCGCTTATGGCACGGTAGATGAACTCAACGCCGCCGTCGGTGTTGCCGCCCTGGAAGCCGGCAGCGACATGCTTGCCCGGATCCGCCGCATCCAGAATGACCTCTTCGATCTTGGCGCAGACCTTGCCACACCCGATCGCGGCCGCGTTCTGGAATGGACCCCGCTGCGCATCATCGCCACGCAGGTCACCCGGCTTGAAGAAGAGATCGACGCAATGAACGCGGCCATCGCTCCGCTCGACAGTTTCATTCTGCCCGGCGGCTCAAGACTTGCGGCGCAGCTACACGTCGCCCGCACCCTTTGCCGCCGCGCGGAACGCTACATGGCCGAGCTTGCAAGCTTGGAGAACGAGCCGGTAAACGCCGAGGCGTTGGCGTTCATCAACCGCCTGTCGGACTGGCTGTTCGTGGCCGGGCGTGCGGCAAACAATGACGGCGCAGATGACGTAAAATGGGTGCCCGGCGCAAACCGCTGA
- a CDS encoding EI24 domain-containing protein, whose amino-acid sequence MTRAVSAILGGIRDVASGRLTLFAILNLILALALTGGSALAVIRYGVPLIPEGDGWLSYLSTAGEIAASLILIVLALALSPAASIFVGGFLFDFAAERVEKAIGAPKARAVPLTEGVINGLKIALPALLLNLLVIPLYFVPVVNVVVFVVLNGALMGREYATLAAARQMSFKEAVRLRNRHGASVFLVGLACSVIPFFAPLVGAGAMVRLVQKLPRPDAAGRSAPERTTIKADKH is encoded by the coding sequence ATGACACGCGCCGTCAGCGCAATCCTTGGCGGTATCAGGGATGTTGCCTCCGGACGGCTCACCCTGTTTGCCATACTCAACCTGATCCTGGCCCTGGCGCTCACCGGTGGCAGCGCCCTGGCGGTCATCCGGTATGGCGTGCCGCTTATTCCTGAAGGCGATGGCTGGCTCAGCTATCTGTCCACAGCCGGGGAAATCGCCGCCAGCCTGATACTGATTGTGCTGGCTTTGGCCCTCTCGCCTGCCGCGTCCATATTTGTCGGAGGGTTCCTGTTCGATTTTGCTGCCGAGCGGGTCGAAAAAGCGATCGGGGCGCCCAAGGCTCGCGCCGTCCCGCTGACAGAAGGCGTCATCAACGGGCTGAAGATCGCGCTGCCCGCCCTACTTCTGAATCTTCTGGTGATCCCGCTCTATTTCGTTCCGGTGGTGAACGTCGTTGTGTTTGTCGTCCTGAATGGCGCCCTGATGGGACGGGAATATGCAACGCTGGCGGCGGCGCGCCAGATGAGCTTCAAGGAGGCTGTGCGCCTGCGCAACCGGCATGGCGCCTCTGTCTTTCTCGTTGGGCTCGCCTGCTCGGTCATCCCGTTCTTCGCGCCGCTCGTGGGCGCCGGCGCCATGGTCCGGCTGGTTCAGAAACTGCCGCGACCCGATGCAGCAGGGCGCAGCGCCCCCGAGCGCACTACTATCAAGGCCGACAAGCACTGA
- a CDS encoding twin transmembrane helix small protein gives MQQLLTIGFYVALAAVAVVLIIGIANLARRDGNQVSRSNKLMRMRVIFQAIAIAFLVLIGIASGAINFGS, from the coding sequence ATGCAACAACTCCTGACTATCGGCTTCTATGTCGCGCTGGCGGCTGTCGCGGTGGTTCTGATCATCGGCATTGCCAATCTGGCGCGCCGCGACGGCAACCAGGTAAGCCGCTCCAACAAGCTGATGCGGATGCGCGTCATCTTCCAGGCAATTGCCATTGCCTTCCTGGTGCTCATCGGGATCGCGTCCGGCGCGATCAATTTCGGCAGCTGA
- a CDS encoding RNA polymerase factor sigma-32: protein MSSAYSTTSPADRQFVKTAMKAPLLDPAHEASLARRWREAEDEAALHELTTAYMRLVISMAAKFRHYGLPMADLVSEGNVGLMQAAARFEPEREVRFSTYASWWIRSSIQDYVLRNWSIVRTGTTSAQKSLFFNLRRLRARISDLGDGTMTRENKQWVSTHLGVPLRDVEIMSARLSGSDRSLNAPLTMDGDAEWQDMIADEGAPPEEAVMRSHDTARRHEWISEAMEALTPRETYIITRRRLSEEPQTLEALGHELGVSKERVRQIEHQALSKLKRALEQIAGDPETAGIVPDA from the coding sequence GTGTCCAGTGCATATTCAACGACAAGCCCGGCCGACCGGCAGTTCGTGAAGACTGCGATGAAGGCGCCGCTGCTTGATCCGGCACATGAGGCCTCGCTGGCGCGCCGCTGGCGGGAAGCGGAAGACGAAGCCGCCTTGCACGAACTCACGACCGCTTACATGCGCCTCGTCATTTCCATGGCAGCGAAGTTCCGTCATTACGGGCTGCCGATGGCGGACCTTGTATCGGAAGGCAATGTCGGCCTGATGCAGGCTGCCGCGCGGTTTGAGCCGGAGCGGGAGGTGCGTTTCTCGACCTATGCCAGCTGGTGGATACGCTCCTCCATTCAGGACTATGTGCTGCGCAACTGGTCAATCGTCCGGACCGGGACGACCTCGGCGCAGAAATCCCTCTTCTTCAATCTGCGCCGCCTGCGCGCCCGTATCTCCGATTTGGGAGACGGCACGATGACCCGCGAGAACAAGCAATGGGTTTCCACCCATCTTGGTGTACCGCTGAGGGATGTCGAGATCATGTCAGCGCGCCTTTCGGGGTCGGACCGGTCTCTCAATGCGCCCTTGACGATGGATGGGGACGCTGAGTGGCAGGACATGATCGCTGATGAGGGGGCTCCACCAGAGGAAGCCGTGATGCGATCGCACGACACAGCGCGCCGTCACGAGTGGATCAGTGAGGCGATGGAGGCGCTCACCCCTCGCGAGACCTACATCATCACACGCAGACGCCTGTCGGAGGAGCCTCAGACACTCGAGGCGCTGGGCCATGAGCTGGGCGTTTCCAAGGAACGGGTGCGCCAGATCGAACATCAGGCGCTGTCCAAACTGAAGCGCGCGCTTGAGCAGATTGCCGGCGACCCTGAAACGGCAGGCATCGTCCCCGATGCGTGA
- a CDS encoding DUF4164 family protein: MNEMDSAATRLDAALKRLEGALEAHLTRAGDPAALRAEITALVEDRSRLAEELDDALAREQELQALADEASDALGAAIQEVRAALSPEEEEPGDGQG; this comes from the coding sequence ATGAATGAGATGGACTCCGCAGCCACGCGCCTGGACGCGGCCCTGAAGCGCCTGGAAGGGGCGCTTGAGGCCCATTTGACCCGAGCGGGAGACCCGGCCGCTCTGAGAGCCGAGATCACCGCCCTCGTTGAAGATCGCTCCCGGCTGGCAGAAGAACTCGATGATGCGCTGGCGCGCGAACAGGAGCTGCAAGCCCTCGCCGATGAGGCAAGCGACGCGTTGGGCGCGGCCATTCAGGAAGTGCGCGCCGCGCTGAGCCCCGAGGAAGAGGAGCCCGGCGATGGCCAAGGCTGA
- a CDS encoding MBL fold metallo-hydrolase: MAARWEYTKGLKDIGNGLYAWLQPDGGWGWSNAGLIRDGEASLLVDTLFDMALTREMLGAMADATGIGAGKIGAIVNTHANGDHCHGNGCCPQAEIIASEASAREMAEVPPAMLAQFKKMGAQLGPAGSYFADIFAPFDFENVDERAPTQTFSGTLDLKVGDKAVRLIEVGPAHTGGDVLVHVPGDKAIFTGDILFIDGTPLMWAGPVANWIRACEQIIAMDVDVIVPGHGPVTDKAGVRRVADYLAFVDGEARKRFDAGLGVREAALDIALGDYASWGDAERIAVNVDSLYREYRGDGKVTPVIELFALMADVRDAQRR, translated from the coding sequence ATGGCCGCGCGCTGGGAGTATACCAAGGGTCTCAAGGATATTGGCAATGGGCTGTATGCCTGGCTGCAGCCCGATGGCGGCTGGGGCTGGTCGAATGCCGGGCTGATCCGCGATGGGGAAGCGTCCCTTCTCGTCGATACGCTGTTCGACATGGCGCTGACGCGGGAGATGCTCGGCGCGATGGCCGATGCGACGGGTATCGGGGCGGGCAAGATTGGCGCCATCGTGAATACGCATGCCAATGGTGATCATTGCCACGGCAATGGTTGTTGTCCGCAGGCGGAGATCATTGCGTCCGAAGCGAGCGCACGCGAAATGGCCGAAGTGCCCCCGGCGATGCTGGCCCAATTCAAGAAGATGGGCGCGCAACTGGGGCCGGCCGGCAGTTATTTCGCGGACATTTTCGCGCCTTTCGATTTCGAGAATGTCGATGAGCGGGCGCCGACGCAGACATTTTCAGGGACGCTGGACCTGAAGGTGGGTGACAAGGCCGTGCGTCTGATCGAAGTCGGCCCGGCGCATACGGGCGGAGATGTTCTGGTGCATGTGCCGGGCGACAAGGCTATTTTCACCGGTGACATTCTGTTTATCGATGGCACGCCGCTGATGTGGGCGGGACCAGTGGCGAACTGGATCAGGGCGTGTGAGCAGATCATCGCCATGGATGTCGATGTTATCGTGCCGGGTCATGGTCCGGTCACGGACAAGGCGGGTGTGCGCCGGGTGGCGGACTATCTTGCCTTTGTTGACGGGGAGGCCCGCAAACGCTTCGATGCCGGGCTTGGCGTGCGCGAGGCGGCGCTGGATATTGCACTTGGCGACTATGCCAGCTGGGGCGACGCAGAGCGCATTGCCGTGAATGTCGACAGTCTTTACCGGGAGTATCGCGGTGACGGAAAGGTCACGCCGGTCATCGAGCTCTTTGCTTTGATGGCGGACGTGCGGGATGCGCAGCGCCGCTGA
- a CDS encoding MmcB family DNA repair protein, producing MAEALNQDAPLRRSAEICRGTLRLMGEMGYYGVTEMTLANNRRADIASIGPSGDIWMIEIKSSIQDFKSDTKWREYMDYCDRLSFAVGADFPQELIPPEAGLIVADAFFGAVIREAPESRLAPARRKAVTLRFGRLAAARLSGISDTGWTPGEDGLTSPLP from the coding sequence ATGGCCGAAGCCCTCAATCAGGACGCCCCGCTCCGCCGCTCTGCCGAAATCTGCCGCGGCACGCTGCGCCTCATGGGCGAGATGGGCTATTACGGCGTCACCGAAATGACCCTGGCCAACAACCGCCGCGCAGATATTGCCAGCATTGGCCCGTCCGGTGACATCTGGATGATTGAAATCAAGTCCAGCATTCAGGACTTCAAATCCGACACCAAATGGCGGGAGTATATGGATTACTGCGACCGGTTGAGCTTCGCTGTTGGCGCAGACTTCCCACAGGAACTCATCCCTCCGGAAGCGGGTCTGATCGTCGCCGATGCCTTCTTCGGCGCGGTGATCCGGGAGGCGCCGGAGAGCCGGCTCGCGCCCGCCCGCCGCAAGGCCGTGACGCTGCGATTTGGCCGTCTCGCCGCTGCCCGGCTCAGTGGCATAAGCGATACGGGCTGGACGCCGGGCGAGGACGGGCTTACCTCGCCCCTGCCATGA
- a CDS encoding citrate synthase/methylcitrate synthase, with product MDSGLENIVAAETVLSDVDGQNGRLVIRGWPVELLSASMAFEDTAHLLWEGFFEDLRDVSSLGRQLGEAREAAFAIVSGIPDGLDSVSFLRAGWALLPDDESLETAIRLAGSAPVLTAAAIRRGRGEPPIAPNAQLSQSADFLHMLTGKVPHQAEARALDAYLVTVCDHGLNASTFAARVVASTRAGLTSAAIAGISALKGPLHGGAPGPVLDMLDAIGVPENAERWIDEALARNERLMGFGHRVYRVRDPRADALKTALARLPGTSGRIGFAEHIERAVLGRLAEKYPRRTLETNVEFYTALLLEALGLPREAFTAVFACGRIIGWTAHAREQIGEGRLVRPRSVYRGPVPEAA from the coding sequence ATGGATTCCGGACTTGAGAATATTGTCGCTGCAGAGACGGTTCTGTCTGATGTGGACGGACAGAACGGGCGTCTGGTCATTCGCGGATGGCCGGTTGAGTTACTTTCTGCATCCATGGCGTTTGAGGATACTGCGCATCTTCTGTGGGAGGGTTTTTTTGAAGACCTGAGAGATGTGTCGTCGCTCGGGCGACAGCTGGGCGAGGCGCGTGAAGCGGCATTTGCAATCGTGTCTGGTATTCCTGATGGGCTGGACAGTGTGTCCTTCCTGCGCGCGGGATGGGCCCTTCTGCCGGATGATGAAAGCCTTGAGACGGCGATCAGGCTGGCGGGATCAGCGCCGGTTCTCACTGCCGCTGCCATAAGGCGCGGCCGGGGGGAGCCCCCAATTGCGCCGAACGCCCAGCTGTCACAGTCGGCTGATTTTCTGCATATGTTGACCGGCAAGGTGCCGCATCAGGCCGAAGCCCGCGCCTTGGACGCCTATCTCGTAACCGTCTGCGATCATGGCCTCAACGCATCCACGTTTGCGGCCCGCGTCGTCGCCTCGACCAGGGCGGGGCTTACTTCGGCCGCCATTGCAGGTATTTCGGCGCTCAAAGGTCCCCTGCATGGCGGCGCGCCAGGGCCGGTGCTCGACATGCTCGATGCGATTGGCGTGCCGGAAAATGCCGAGCGCTGGATTGATGAGGCGTTAGCGCGGAATGAGCGGCTGATGGGATTTGGCCACCGGGTTTACCGGGTGCGCGACCCCCGTGCTGATGCGCTCAAGACAGCGTTGGCGCGGCTTCCGGGCACCTCGGGACGTATCGGTTTTGCCGAACATATCGAGCGCGCTGTGCTTGGACGGCTTGCCGAGAAATATCCCCGGCGGACGCTGGAGACGAATGTCGAATTCTATACGGCGTTGCTGCTGGAAGCACTCGGTTTGCCACGCGAAGCATTTACTGCCGTTTTTGCCTGCGGCCGCATCATCGGCTGGACGGCCCATGCGCGTGAGCAGATCGGCGAGGGGCGTCTGGTGCGGCCCAGATCGGTCTATCGCGGCCCGGTTCCTGAAGCGGCCTGA
- a CDS encoding citrate synthase: MLWIGREEALGALGVKPQTLYAYVSRGLIAARPDTDDPRSSLYSSSDIATLVKRRRSGRGREAIAQGAISWGEPVMETAITTVRNGRLIYRGKDAVRLSADATLEEAAALLWNAGALPPARAAELPSGGPTGKARALAFLAARAAQDTPSFARHPTSLAREGSELLAGFCTAVTGTTGRGFFHQRLARHWGLSPGGTDLVRRALVLVADHELNPSTFAARVAASTGAPLAACALAGCATLTGPLHGEASQRALIYLKRALEDGPETALAGLADSGEPIPATGHTLYPEGDPRAGALLRWMKPGGDLKRAIRAAENHTGARANIDMALAALSVQLELPEDAPFLIFASGRMAGWIAHAIEQVSSGKTIRPRANYMED; encoded by the coding sequence ATGTTGTGGATCGGACGCGAAGAGGCCCTCGGCGCGCTGGGCGTAAAACCCCAGACCCTCTACGCCTATGTCAGCCGCGGACTGATCGCGGCCCGGCCGGACACCGATGATCCCCGGTCGAGTCTCTATTCCTCCTCCGATATTGCCACTCTGGTGAAACGGCGGCGCAGCGGCCGGGGCCGCGAAGCCATTGCGCAGGGCGCCATTTCCTGGGGCGAACCGGTCATGGAAACGGCGATCACTACGGTGCGCAACGGCCGTCTGATCTATCGCGGCAAGGACGCTGTGCGCCTCTCGGCAGACGCAACTCTGGAGGAGGCAGCTGCCCTCCTCTGGAATGCCGGGGCATTGCCCCCAGCCCGCGCCGCTGAATTGCCCTCCGGCGGACCGACCGGCAAGGCGCGCGCGCTCGCATTTCTCGCGGCCCGCGCGGCTCAAGACACACCGAGCTTCGCCAGACACCCCACCTCTCTGGCCAGAGAGGGCAGCGAACTGCTCGCCGGCTTCTGCACGGCCGTTACCGGTACGACCGGACGCGGCTTCTTCCATCAGCGCCTTGCCCGTCATTGGGGCCTTTCTCCGGGCGGGACCGATCTCGTCCGGCGCGCACTGGTGCTGGTGGCAGACCATGAGCTGAACCCGTCCACTTTTGCCGCGCGGGTGGCCGCGTCGACTGGCGCCCCATTAGCGGCTTGCGCCCTGGCAGGATGCGCGACATTGACCGGCCCGCTGCATGGTGAAGCGTCGCAACGCGCTCTGATCTATCTCAAGCGCGCGCTTGAGGACGGCCCGGAAACGGCGCTTGCCGGCCTGGCAGACAGCGGTGAACCAATTCCTGCGACAGGACATACCCTTTACCCCGAAGGCGACCCCCGTGCGGGCGCCCTGCTTCGCTGGATGAAACCGGGCGGGGATTTGAAGCGCGCCATTCGCGCCGCAGAGAACCATACCGGCGCCCGCGCCAATATCGACATGGCGCTGGCCGCGCTTAGCGTTCAGCTTGAGCTACCGGAGGACGCGCCGTTCCTTATCTTTGCGAGCGGGCGTATGGCAGGCTGGATCGCCCACGCCATAGAACAAGTCTCCAGCGGCAAGACCATCCGCCCACGGGCAAATTATATGGAGGACTAA